The Planococcus versutus genome contains a region encoding:
- a CDS encoding bifunctional adenosylcobinamide kinase/adenosylcobinamide-phosphate guanylyltransferase, producing MHIVFGGAFNGKRHYVKDQLHNKEACWHEGVLPQALPSGSIAVIAGLEHWVKKQLEQEWSEQQIIEQVKKILHNRQVQQIWILTDLNRGIVPTERIEREMRDVIGRLYQFLFNEAKQVTRIWYGIPQTIKGADQDENLHKNRG from the coding sequence ATGCACATCGTTTTCGGTGGAGCCTTTAACGGCAAACGACATTATGTAAAAGATCAACTACACAACAAAGAGGCTTGCTGGCATGAAGGCGTTTTGCCACAAGCATTGCCTAGTGGTTCGATCGCAGTTATTGCTGGACTCGAACATTGGGTGAAAAAACAACTCGAACAAGAATGGTCGGAACAACAAATAATAGAACAAGTAAAAAAAATACTGCACAACAGACAAGTGCAACAAATTTGGATTTTAACCGATTTGAATCGTGGCATCGTGCCAACTGAACGGATCGAGCGCGAAATGCGCGACGTCATTGGCCGGTTATATCAGTTTTTATTTAACGAAGCAAAACAAGTTACACGCATTTGGTACGGTATTCCACAAACAATCAAAGGAGCGGATCAAGATGAAAATTTACACAAAAACAGGGGATAA
- a CDS encoding cob(I)yrinic acid a,c-diamide adenosyltransferase, with the protein MKIYTKTGDKGQTSLIGARADKDAPRVEAYGTIDEVNSFIGKAMTELAPEKYADLLEDLEAIQNELFDCGGDLADVRKEPNFKMTEEPVEVLEKRIDELMEEPPLLERFILPGGTPAAATLHIARTITRRAERQTVTLMKSGEEFPQVVQRYLNRLSDYLFAASRVVNSRANVPDNEYVRSAKVFKNGGRSKKTEK; encoded by the coding sequence ATGAAAATTTACACAAAAACAGGGGATAAAGGTCAAACAAGTTTAATCGGAGCACGTGCAGACAAAGACGCGCCACGCGTAGAAGCATACGGCACAATCGATGAAGTCAATTCGTTTATCGGCAAAGCAATGACGGAATTAGCTCCAGAAAAATATGCGGATTTACTAGAAGACTTAGAAGCAATTCAAAATGAATTATTTGATTGCGGTGGAGATTTAGCAGATGTACGAAAAGAACCAAATTTTAAAATGACAGAAGAGCCAGTAGAGGTTTTAGAAAAGCGCATCGACGAATTGATGGAAGAACCTCCATTACTTGAACGTTTTATTTTGCCAGGAGGAACACCAGCAGCTGCGACACTTCACATAGCGCGTACGATTACGCGCCGTGCTGAAAGACAAACCGTTACGTTGATGAAGTCAGGCGAAGAGTTCCCACAAGTTGTTCAACGTTATTTAAACCGCCTGTCCGATTATTTATTTGCGGCTTCACGAGTAGTTAATTCGCGTGCGAATGTTCCAGATAATGAGTATGTGCGTAGTGCAAAAGTTTTTAAGAATGGCGGACGTAGCAAGAAAACGGAAAAATAA
- a CDS encoding acetyl-CoA C-acetyltransferase codes for MAKTVIIDGARTVFGKFGGNLSTLTASDLGAAAIKAAMSRAGIQPADVQEVIMGNVLQAGQGQIPSRQAAVKAGIPYNVKSETINKVCASGMRSVTLADQIIRLGDEEVIVAGGMESMSNAPYYLPKARWGLRMGDAQVIDGMVHDGLSCSFHPDRVHMGTYGNSTAEDFDLTREEQDNWSARSHERAIKAKDLFAEEIVAIDIPQRKGDPITVDTDEAPRANSTVEALAKLKPAFGKDGTITAGNAPGINDGAAALVLMNEERAQKEGKNILAHILSHTEIAIEPHRFPETPGIVINELLKKTGKSLEEIDLFEINEAFAAVALASSEIAGLDAEKVNVNGGSVALGHPIGASGSRIILTLAYELRRRGGGIGIAAICSGGGQGDAIMIEVPKEAN; via the coding sequence ATGGCAAAAACAGTCATCATTGATGGAGCACGTACAGTATTTGGTAAGTTCGGTGGAAACTTGAGCACGTTGACAGCAAGCGATCTTGGAGCAGCAGCTATCAAAGCTGCAATGAGCCGTGCAGGTATTCAACCAGCAGATGTTCAAGAAGTGATTATGGGTAACGTGTTGCAAGCTGGACAAGGACAAATCCCTTCTCGCCAAGCAGCTGTTAAGGCAGGAATTCCATATAACGTAAAATCTGAAACAATTAACAAAGTATGTGCATCGGGCATGCGCAGTGTTACATTGGCAGACCAAATTATTCGTTTAGGTGATGAAGAAGTAATTGTAGCAGGTGGCATGGAGTCCATGTCGAATGCACCTTATTATTTACCAAAAGCACGTTGGGGTCTTCGCATGGGCGATGCACAAGTAATTGATGGCATGGTCCACGATGGATTATCATGCTCATTCCATCCAGACCGCGTTCACATGGGAACTTACGGCAACTCAACAGCTGAAGATTTTGACTTAACGCGCGAAGAGCAAGACAACTGGTCAGCCCGCTCACATGAACGTGCAATCAAAGCGAAAGATTTATTCGCAGAAGAAATTGTTGCAATCGATATTCCACAGCGTAAAGGTGATCCTATTACCGTGGATACCGACGAAGCGCCTCGCGCCAATTCGACCGTGGAAGCATTAGCGAAATTAAAGCCGGCATTTGGTAAAGACGGCACAATCACGGCCGGAAACGCACCTGGCATTAATGACGGAGCAGCAGCACTTGTGTTAATGAATGAAGAGCGTGCACAAAAAGAAGGCAAAAACATACTGGCTCATATCCTTTCTCATACAGAAATAGCCATTGAACCTCATCGTTTCCCAGAAACTCCAGGAATCGTAATCAATGAGCTATTAAAGAAAACAGGTAAATCATTAGAAGAAATCGATTTATTCGAAATCAATGAAGCATTTGCTGCAGTTGCATTAGCAAGCTCGGAAATTGCAGGACTCGATGCTGAAAAAGTAAACGTTAATGGCGGATCAGTTGCACTTGGACACCCAATTGGAGCAAGTGGTTCACGTATTATCCTCACACTTGCTTACGAACTAAGACGTCGTGGAGGCGGCATCGGCATCGCGGCAATCTGCTCAGGTGGCGGACAAGGTGATGCAATTATGATTGAAGTTCCAAAGGAGGCAAACTAA
- a CDS encoding ECF transporter S component, which yields MIKIPLGITSIALDALPALVAVLFFSAPIAGIIAAFGHLISALFGGMPLGPFHLIIAVEMWAAVWLFAKLHQAGKHWLKWPAFIIGNGIVAAVPFYFLLSPAFFYASVPGLLIAASINAVVAALLMPYVLKASGGARHAS from the coding sequence ATGATCAAAATACCGCTCGGCATTACATCTATTGCGCTTGATGCCTTGCCAGCGCTTGTAGCGGTATTGTTTTTTTCAGCGCCAATCGCAGGAATCATTGCCGCATTTGGTCATTTGATTTCGGCATTGTTTGGTGGCATGCCACTTGGCCCATTCCACTTGATCATTGCCGTTGAAATGTGGGCAGCAGTATGGCTATTCGCAAAATTGCATCAAGCAGGTAAACACTGGTTAAAATGGCCAGCTTTTATAATTGGCAATGGAATAGTAGCGGCAGTTCCATTTTACTTTTTATTGTCACCTGCTTTTTTTTACGCGTCAGTTCCAGGACTGTTAATCGCAGCTTCTATCAATGCTGTAGTAGCCGCTCTTTTAATGCCTTATGTGTTAAAAGCAAGTGGAGGTGCACGACATGCGTCATGA
- a CDS encoding acyl-CoA dehydrogenase, protein MDLNFTDEQLMMRNMVRDFAKEEIAPFIENMENDEFPTEIIKKMGKLGLMGITAPEKYGGSEMDFTSYITAIHELSKVSGVVGVILSVHTSVGTNPILNFGSQQQIEKYVPKLASGEYLGAFCLTEPAAGSDAGSLKTKAVLDGDDYVLNGSKVFITNGGAADTYIVFASTKPAAGSRGISAFIVEKDTPGLIIGKNEKKMGMHGSKTVQLTFENMRVPAENLLGEENKGFSIAMANLNVGRIGIAAQALGIAEAAYEYAVAYAKERVQFGKPIAHQQGVGFKLADMATQVEAAKLLVYNAADLYAQGKDCNKQASMAKLFASKTAMDVTIEAIQVFGGYGYTKDYPVERLFRDAKVTEIYEGTSEIQRIVISKQLTK, encoded by the coding sequence ATGGATTTGAACTTTACAGACGAGCAGCTGATGATGCGCAATATGGTACGAGATTTCGCCAAAGAAGAAATTGCACCTTTTATTGAAAATATGGAAAATGATGAATTTCCTACAGAAATCATAAAAAAAATGGGCAAGCTTGGATTAATGGGAATTACCGCTCCGGAAAAATACGGCGGATCAGAAATGGATTTCACTTCTTATATTACGGCGATTCATGAATTATCAAAAGTTAGCGGTGTGGTTGGAGTCATTTTATCCGTTCACACATCTGTCGGCACAAACCCGATTCTAAATTTCGGATCGCAGCAGCAAATTGAAAAATATGTACCAAAATTAGCAAGTGGTGAATATCTTGGAGCTTTTTGTTTAACAGAACCTGCTGCAGGATCTGACGCTGGAAGTCTTAAAACAAAAGCTGTTTTAGACGGCGATGACTATGTATTAAACGGCTCGAAAGTGTTTATTACAAACGGTGGTGCAGCTGATACGTATATTGTCTTTGCTTCTACAAAACCCGCTGCCGGATCTCGTGGAATTTCAGCGTTTATCGTTGAAAAAGACACACCGGGATTAATCATTGGGAAAAACGAAAAGAAAATGGGAATGCATGGTTCGAAAACCGTTCAACTAACATTCGAAAACATGCGCGTTCCAGCTGAAAACCTGTTAGGCGAGGAAAATAAAGGATTCAGCATCGCAATGGCGAATTTGAACGTTGGGCGTATTGGCATCGCAGCACAGGCACTTGGTATTGCTGAAGCGGCTTATGAATACGCAGTAGCTTATGCAAAAGAACGCGTACAGTTTGGAAAACCAATTGCTCATCAACAAGGTGTTGGTTTTAAACTAGCAGATATGGCTACGCAAGTAGAAGCAGCGAAATTACTCGTTTATAATGCAGCTGACTTGTATGCGCAAGGCAAAGATTGCAATAAACAAGCTTCAATGGCAAAACTTTTTGCTTCGAAAACAGCAATGGACGTGACGATTGAAGCCATTCAAGTATTTGGCGGTTACGGATACACGAAGGATTATCCAGTCGAGCGTTTGTTCCGCGACGCGAAAGTAACGGAAATTTATGAAGGCACCAGTGAGATTCAACGCATTGTTATTA
- a CDS encoding 3-hydroxybutyryl-CoA dehydrogenase: MTIQNVMVIGAGQMGSGIAQVCAQAGLNVKLNDMKQEAYDKGIVTITKNLTRNVEKGRMTEDEKIAVLGRITPSLDLKDAHDVDIVIEAAVENMAIKHSIFKTLDEVTPAHTILATNTSSLPITEIAAVTNRPEQVIGMHFMNPVPVMKLVEIIRGLATSDEVYKKVEEMTVQLSKTPVEVNDFPGFVANRILMPMINEAIFTLQEGVATKEAIDDIMKMGMNHPMGPLELADFIGLDTCLYIMEVLHEGFGDSKYRPSPLLRQYVKAGWLGKKTGRGFYSYA; the protein is encoded by the coding sequence ATGACGATTCAAAACGTGATGGTTATAGGCGCTGGCCAAATGGGTTCAGGCATCGCACAAGTTTGTGCGCAAGCAGGACTAAACGTTAAATTAAATGATATGAAACAAGAAGCCTACGACAAAGGCATTGTCACAATTACAAAAAATTTAACGCGCAATGTTGAAAAAGGCCGGATGACAGAAGATGAAAAAATAGCAGTTCTTGGACGCATCACACCATCACTAGATTTAAAAGATGCACACGATGTTGATATCGTCATTGAAGCAGCGGTTGAAAACATGGCAATTAAACATAGTATTTTTAAAACACTAGACGAAGTAACACCAGCACACACAATTTTAGCAACCAATACATCATCACTGCCTATTACAGAAATCGCGGCAGTAACAAATCGTCCAGAACAAGTAATTGGGATGCATTTCATGAATCCAGTACCAGTCATGAAATTAGTAGAAATTATTCGCGGACTAGCTACTTCAGATGAAGTGTATAAAAAAGTAGAAGAAATGACTGTGCAATTATCAAAAACGCCTGTAGAAGTAAATGACTTTCCTGGGTTTGTCGCAAATCGTATTTTGATGCCGATGATCAACGAAGCGATTTTTACGCTTCAAGAAGGTGTGGCAACAAAAGAAGCCATTGATGACATTATGAAAATGGGCATGAATCATCCAATGGGCCCACTTGAATTAGCGGATTTTATTGGACTGGATACGTGTCTTTACATTATGGAAGTACTGCATGAAGGATTTGGTGACAGCAAATATCGTCCAAGCCCGTTATTGCGTCAATATGTGAAGGCAGGATGGCTTGGCAAGAAAACCGGACGTGGTTTCTATAGCTACGCATAA
- a CDS encoding (Fe-S)-binding protein, whose amino-acid sequence MEPLLIANWVLFIAVTAYAIYLFIYLLKSRYDFIKLGKKVEFEENFNERVRKVMVNVFGQKKLLKDKKSGTIHVMFFYGFLLVQASAIDFIIKGLSPGSHLPLGPLYPAFTFFQEIVTLTILVAVIWAFYRRYIEKLVRLKRGWKSGLVLIFIGGLMVTVLVGNGMGMIWHGHEAAWTEPVASLVAGAFAWLPETAAITIFYIMWWAHLLFLLSFLVYVPQSKHAHLVFGPVNTWFHRVDHVGRLKPINFEEMEDEEDPDAMPSFGVGKITDFSQSQMIDFYACVECGRCTNMCPATGTGKMLSPMDLITKLRDNLTNTGAVMTQKKPWVPAMAFNNTQGNQLAMAAGAEGITIDELYSPSLIGDVITEEEIWACTTCRNCEDQCPVMNEHVDKIIDLRRYLVMTEGKMDPDAQRAMTNIERQGNPWGLNRKEKENWRDARPDIHIPTVKEANKAGEEFEFLFWVGSMGSFDSRSQKIALSFARLMNEAGVKFAILGNKEKNSGDTPRRLGNEFLFQELATANIKEFEKAEVKKIVTIDPHAYNIFKNEYPDFGFKVEVYHHTEMLFDLVQEGRLKPQFPVNERITFHDSCYLGRYNDVYDAPREILKAIQGVELVEMARNREDGMCCGAGGGMMWMEENAGHRVNVARTEQALEVSPTMISSGCPYCLTMLSDGTKAKEVEEQVGTYDVAELLEMAVLGNATPEPEAIVQ is encoded by the coding sequence ATGGAGCCATTGTTAATTGCAAACTGGGTTTTATTTATAGCTGTAACCGCTTACGCAATTTATCTCTTCATCTACTTATTAAAGTCGAGATATGATTTTATTAAACTCGGAAAGAAAGTAGAGTTTGAAGAAAATTTCAACGAGCGTGTGCGCAAAGTAATGGTCAACGTATTTGGTCAGAAAAAGTTATTGAAAGACAAGAAGAGCGGAACGATTCACGTTATGTTCTTTTATGGATTTTTATTAGTTCAAGCAAGTGCTATTGATTTTATTATTAAAGGGTTATCACCAGGTTCACATTTGCCGCTGGGTCCACTTTATCCAGCATTTACTTTTTTTCAAGAAATCGTAACATTAACGATTCTAGTGGCAGTAATTTGGGCGTTTTACAGACGTTATATTGAAAAACTGGTTCGCTTGAAACGTGGATGGAAATCAGGGCTTGTGTTGATTTTCATTGGTGGCTTGATGGTTACGGTGCTTGTTGGTAACGGAATGGGCATGATTTGGCACGGCCACGAAGCTGCTTGGACAGAGCCCGTTGCTTCTCTAGTAGCAGGTGCATTTGCTTGGTTGCCTGAAACTGCAGCCATAACAATTTTCTACATTATGTGGTGGGCGCATTTACTATTCCTCCTATCATTCCTAGTTTATGTACCACAATCAAAACACGCTCACTTGGTGTTTGGACCAGTTAACACGTGGTTCCATAGAGTTGACCATGTTGGCCGTTTAAAGCCAATCAACTTTGAAGAAATGGAAGACGAAGAAGATCCAGATGCGATGCCTTCGTTCGGTGTCGGGAAAATCACTGATTTCTCACAAAGCCAAATGATCGATTTCTACGCTTGCGTAGAATGTGGACGTTGTACGAATATGTGTCCAGCAACAGGAACAGGTAAAATGCTGTCTCCGATGGACTTGATCACAAAACTTCGCGACAACCTGACAAATACAGGTGCGGTGATGACTCAGAAAAAACCGTGGGTACCAGCGATGGCATTTAACAATACACAAGGAAACCAGTTGGCAATGGCCGCTGGCGCTGAAGGCATTACCATCGACGAACTTTACAGCCCGAGCCTAATTGGAGACGTTATTACAGAAGAAGAAATTTGGGCATGTACAACTTGCCGTAACTGTGAAGATCAATGTCCAGTTATGAACGAGCATGTAGACAAAATTATCGATCTTCGTCGTTACCTAGTAATGACAGAAGGCAAAATGGATCCAGATGCACAGCGCGCGATGACCAACATCGAACGTCAAGGAAATCCATGGGGGCTTAACCGTAAAGAAAAAGAAAACTGGAGAGATGCACGTCCAGATATTCATATCCCTACTGTAAAAGAAGCAAACAAAGCAGGAGAAGAGTTCGAATTCTTGTTCTGGGTTGGTTCAATGGGATCGTTTGATAGTCGTTCACAAAAAATTGCTTTATCGTTTGCACGTTTAATGAATGAAGCAGGCGTGAAATTCGCGATTCTCGGAAACAAAGAAAAAAACTCAGGCGATACACCACGTCGTCTCGGAAACGAATTCTTGTTCCAAGAACTAGCAACCGCTAATATTAAAGAATTTGAAAAAGCAGAAGTCAAGAAAATTGTTACGATTGATCCGCATGCTTACAACATTTTCAAAAACGAATACCCGGATTTTGGTTTTAAAGTAGAAGTGTATCACCATACGGAAATGCTATTTGATCTCGTTCAAGAAGGTCGATTAAAACCGCAATTCCCAGTAAACGAACGCATCACATTCCACGATTCTTGTTACCTTGGTCGGTATAACGATGTCTACGATGCACCGCGCGAGATATTAAAAGCGATTCAAGGTGTAGAACTAGTTGAAATGGCTCGTAACCGCGAAGATGGTATGTGCTGTGGAGCCGGTGGCGGAATGATGTGGATGGAAGAAAATGCAGGTCACCGCGTCAATGTTGCTCGTACAGAACAAGCACTTGAAGTTAGTCCGACTATGATTTCTTCTGGTTGCCCGTACTGCTTGACGATGTTGTCAGACGGCACTAAAGCAAAAGAAGTGGAAGAACAAGTGGGCACGTACGATGTAGCGGAATTATTGGAGATGGCTGTTCTTGGAAATGCAACACCAGAGCCAGAAGCAATTGTCCAATAA